A genomic segment from Lignipirellula cremea encodes:
- a CDS encoding DUF1552 domain-containing protein produces the protein MPLLPVAARPLHRRHFLRGAGAVLSLPLLEAMTGSLAKADQGKAPKRTVAFCATLGFHGPALYPEQAGRDYQLTPYLEELKDHRNDLTVISGLSHPEQQGNNGHASELTWLTSAQRPGLAGFKNTISIDQLIANQIGLETRFPYLALSSNGRSMSWTSTGVEIPGEGSPSRVFNALFVRGTDAEVAKETRRLTRGRSILDTVNDDAQRLHSTLGQQDRYKLDEYLAAVRDLELRLQQTQGWAKQPKPKVDAEPPTDITNRNDAIGRQKLLSDMIVLALQTDSTRTITFQLSGLNSVPEIPGVQNDWHNLSHHGKDPAKIEELKIVEAAEFAAFGEFLGKLKAVKEYDGNLLDNTAVLFGSNLGNASAHDWHNVPVVLAGGGYRHGAHLAHDPKNNKPLANLFVSLAQRVGVEIDSFGSSDSAGINGLELG, from the coding sequence ATGCCTTTATTGCCTGTCGCCGCCCGCCCTCTTCATCGTCGACATTTTCTGCGTGGAGCCGGCGCTGTTTTGAGCCTGCCGTTGCTGGAAGCAATGACCGGTTCGCTGGCAAAGGCCGATCAGGGCAAAGCGCCGAAGCGAACGGTGGCGTTTTGCGCTACGCTCGGTTTTCACGGGCCGGCATTGTATCCCGAGCAGGCAGGCCGCGATTATCAGTTGACGCCATACCTGGAAGAGCTGAAAGATCACCGGAACGACCTGACGGTGATCTCCGGTCTGTCGCACCCGGAGCAGCAGGGAAATAACGGCCATGCTTCCGAGCTGACCTGGCTGACCTCGGCCCAGCGTCCGGGTCTGGCGGGCTTCAAGAATACGATCTCGATCGATCAGTTGATCGCCAATCAGATCGGGCTGGAGACACGTTTTCCGTACCTGGCGCTCTCTTCAAACGGGCGTTCCATGTCGTGGACCTCGACCGGCGTGGAGATCCCGGGCGAAGGCTCGCCGTCGCGCGTGTTCAATGCGCTTTTTGTGCGCGGCACCGATGCCGAAGTGGCGAAAGAAACCCGACGCTTGACGCGCGGACGCAGCATCCTGGATACGGTCAACGACGACGCCCAGCGTCTGCACTCCACCCTCGGCCAGCAGGACCGGTACAAGCTGGACGAATACCTGGCCGCCGTTCGCGACCTGGAACTGCGACTGCAGCAAACCCAGGGCTGGGCCAAACAGCCCAAGCCGAAAGTCGACGCCGAACCGCCCACCGACATCACCAACCGGAACGACGCCATCGGCCGGCAGAAACTGCTGTCGGACATGATCGTGCTGGCCCTGCAGACCGACTCCACGCGAACGATCACTTTCCAGCTGAGCGGTTTGAACTCCGTGCCGGAAATCCCAGGCGTGCAGAACGACTGGCACAACCTGTCGCACCACGGCAAGGACCCTGCCAAAATCGAGGAGCTCAAGATCGTCGAAGCGGCCGAGTTTGCCGCCTTTGGCGAGTTCCTGGGCAAGCTGAAAGCGGTCAAAGAATATGACGGCAACCTGCTGGATAACACGGCCGTGCTGTTTGGCTCCAACCTGGGGAACGCCAGCGCCCACGACTGGCATAACGTGCCGGTAGTGCTGGCCGGCGGCGGTTACCGCCATGGGGCCCACCTGGCGCACGACCCCAAAAACAACAAGCCGCTGGCCAACCTGTTTGTGTCGCTCGCCCAGCGCGTGGGCGTCGAGATCGACTCCTTTGGCAGCAGCGATTCCGCCGGCATCAACGGCCTGGAACTGGGCTAA
- the zwf gene encoding glucose-6-phosphate dehydrogenase yields the protein MSHSIVIFGASGDLTSRKLIPALYSLFAKDRLPEDTRIVGVSRSEFSHEEWRSSLAESTKKFVGSSFSEEAWQKFSQQIFYLAGDINTPADFDKLRDFLDEKESGDDCSRIYYLSTSPRLYSAAIANLGAAGLAKEDCGPRRVIIEKPFGVDRKTAEQLNADIHAVFQEDQVYRIDHYLGKETVQNMFVLRFANTIFEPLWNRNYVDHVQITVAEEVVVGSRAGYYDTAGVLRDMFQNHLLQLLMITAMEAPARFESTMVRDEKVKTLRAIRKLSVEDIARDTLRGQYDGYLQEKGAPPDSTTATYGAIKLHIDNWRWNGVPFYLRSGKAMSCRTTQIVIQFREPPVMMFRQANQRKIDANRLVIQIQPAEGIQLELQSKAPDAGMKLLTTDMELLFDREFDKAMPDAYQRLLLDCFNGDASLFARSDEVELAWGVIDPIQEAWQSGAGPELMTYPTGLWGPEASIDWLDQQGRNWFDVCPVLYSGK from the coding sequence ATGTCGCATAGCATTGTCATTTTTGGAGCTTCCGGCGACTTGACCAGCCGGAAGCTGATTCCCGCCCTGTATTCCCTGTTTGCCAAAGATCGCTTGCCGGAAGACACCCGCATTGTCGGCGTGTCGCGCAGTGAGTTCAGCCACGAGGAATGGCGGAGTTCGCTTGCCGAATCGACGAAGAAATTTGTCGGCTCTTCCTTTAGCGAAGAAGCCTGGCAGAAGTTTTCGCAGCAGATCTTCTATCTGGCGGGCGACATCAATACGCCTGCCGATTTTGACAAGCTGCGCGACTTTCTCGACGAGAAAGAATCGGGCGACGACTGCTCGCGGATCTATTACCTGTCGACTTCGCCGCGGCTGTACTCGGCGGCGATCGCCAACCTGGGCGCCGCCGGCCTGGCGAAGGAAGATTGCGGCCCCCGCCGGGTGATTATCGAAAAACCGTTCGGCGTTGACCGGAAAACGGCCGAGCAACTGAACGCCGATATTCACGCCGTGTTCCAGGAAGACCAGGTCTATCGCATCGACCATTACCTGGGCAAAGAGACCGTGCAGAACATGTTTGTGCTGCGGTTCGCCAACACCATTTTTGAACCGCTGTGGAACCGGAACTACGTCGACCACGTGCAGATCACCGTGGCCGAAGAGGTCGTCGTCGGCTCGCGGGCCGGCTATTACGACACGGCCGGCGTGCTCCGCGACATGTTCCAGAATCACCTGCTCCAGCTGCTGATGATTACGGCCATGGAAGCGCCGGCCCGCTTTGAGTCGACCATGGTCCGCGACGAGAAAGTGAAAACGCTCCGCGCGATCCGCAAGCTGAGTGTCGAAGACATCGCCCGCGATACGCTCAGGGGACAGTACGACGGCTACCTGCAGGAAAAAGGCGCCCCGCCCGACAGTACGACCGCGACCTATGGCGCCATCAAGCTGCACATTGATAATTGGCGCTGGAATGGTGTGCCGTTTTACCTGCGCAGCGGCAAGGCGATGAGCTGCCGGACCACGCAAATTGTGATCCAGTTCCGCGAACCGCCGGTGATGATGTTCCGCCAGGCGAACCAGCGAAAGATCGACGCCAACCGCCTGGTGATTCAGATCCAGCCGGCCGAAGGGATCCAGCTGGAACTGCAGAGCAAGGCGCCCGACGCCGGCATGAAACTGCTGACGACCGACATGGAGCTGCTCTTCGATCGCGAGTTTGACAAGGCGATGCCGGACGCATACCAGCGTCTGCTGCTGGACTGCTTTAACGGGGATGCGAGCCTGTTTGCCCGGAGCGACGAAGTCGAGCTGGCCTGGGGCGTGATCGACCCGATCCAGGAAGCGTGGCAGTCCGGCGCCGGGCCGGAACTCATGACGTATCCGACCGGATTGTGGGGGCCTGAAGCCTCCATCGACTGGCTCGATCAGCAGGGACGCAACTGGTTTGACGTTTGCCCTGTGCTGTATTCGGGAAAGTAA